A single window of Sandaracinaceae bacterium DNA harbors:
- a CDS encoding DUF2760 domain-containing protein, translating to MSDPKPSFFARLFLAWAAYFRTLFDADFAAGVVRLREGGPALPPPKEEPEAKPEKAKKKKAPKKVETPTVLKTAGPEAALQLLGLLQREGRFIDFVREDIAEADDADIGAAARVVHEGCRKALDEHFTISPIHTKEEGERVKVEEGFDAHEIRLTGNVVGEPPFEGELAHRGWRCEQVELPKMSEGHDPHVIAPAEVELS from the coding sequence TTGAGCGACCCGAAGCCCTCGTTCTTCGCCCGCCTCTTCCTCGCGTGGGCCGCCTACTTCCGAACCCTGTTCGACGCCGACTTCGCGGCCGGCGTGGTCCGCCTGCGCGAAGGGGGCCCCGCCCTGCCTCCCCCGAAGGAGGAGCCGGAGGCGAAGCCCGAGAAGGCGAAGAAGAAGAAGGCCCCCAAGAAGGTCGAGACGCCGACCGTCCTCAAGACGGCCGGCCCCGAGGCGGCGCTCCAGCTCCTCGGCCTCCTCCAGCGGGAGGGTCGCTTCATCGACTTCGTGCGCGAGGACATCGCCGAGGCCGACGACGCCGACATCGGCGCCGCCGCGCGCGTCGTGCACGAGGGCTGCCGCAAGGCGCTCGACGAGCACTTCACCATCTCGCCCATCCACACCAAGGAAGAGGGCGAGCGCGTGAAGGTCGAGGAGGGCTTCGACGCCCACGAGATCCGGCTCACCGGCAACGTCGTCGGCGAGCCCCCGTTCGAGGGTGAGCTGGCCCACCGCGGCTGGCGCTGCGAGCAGGTGGAGCTCCCCAAGATGAGCGAAGGGCACGACCCCCACGTGATCGCGCCGGCCGAGGTCGAGCTGTCGTGA
- a CDS encoding Hsp70 family protein, translating to MSDASYAIGIDLGTTHCALSYVDLDLSEGEEVAQHVLRVPQVTSPGNVEELDLLPSFLYLPKGGELSEDALTLPWDGKPAFGVGEVARGLGVKTPIRVVSSAKSWLCHGGVDRRAPILPPNAPEEVPQISPLQASILYLEHLRDAWNAKHPDAPLEEQEVVITVPASFDPAARELTAEAAREAGLEDMVLLEEPQAALYSWLQSTDGAWREQVKPGDVILVVDVGGGTTDLSLIAVADDGGALELHRVAVGDHILLGGDNMDLALAMTVRAKLEKEGKKLDAWQLGALTHGCRSAKEKLLGDPDAESVPIVVPSRGSKLVGGSIRTELSRAEVTQILVEGFFPKVEASERPKSRARAALTQLGLPYAQDAAITRHLAAFLAKQVAATEELDGFSLPEGATFLHPTAILFNGGVFNSSLLADRVSDVIGDWLEAEGAERARVLDGASLDVAVARGAAYYAYVRRGEGVRIRGGTAQAYYVGVEAAMPAVPGMEPPITAMCVAPFGIEEGTECDPAPQELGLVVGEPVSFRFFGSSVRRDDRVGSMLERWDDGALEELPEIQATLPAEGKTPGDVVPVRLQARVTEVGTLRLEAIPREGDRRWKVELDVREQ from the coding sequence GTGAGCGACGCCTCCTACGCCATCGGCATCGACCTCGGGACCACCCACTGCGCGCTGTCGTACGTGGACCTCGACCTCAGCGAGGGCGAGGAGGTCGCGCAGCACGTGCTCCGCGTGCCCCAGGTCACCAGCCCCGGCAACGTGGAGGAGCTCGACCTGCTCCCCTCGTTCCTCTACCTGCCCAAGGGAGGCGAGCTGTCCGAGGACGCGCTCACCCTCCCCTGGGACGGCAAGCCCGCCTTCGGCGTGGGCGAGGTCGCGCGCGGGCTCGGCGTCAAGACGCCCATCCGCGTCGTCTCGAGCGCCAAGAGCTGGCTCTGCCACGGCGGCGTCGATCGACGCGCGCCCATCCTGCCGCCGAACGCGCCCGAGGAGGTCCCGCAGATCTCGCCGCTCCAGGCGAGCATCCTCTACCTCGAGCACCTCCGCGACGCGTGGAACGCCAAGCACCCCGACGCGCCGCTCGAGGAGCAAGAGGTCGTCATCACGGTGCCGGCCTCCTTCGACCCGGCCGCGCGCGAGCTCACCGCCGAGGCCGCGCGCGAGGCGGGGCTCGAGGACATGGTGCTGCTCGAGGAGCCGCAGGCCGCGCTCTACTCGTGGCTCCAGAGCACCGACGGCGCCTGGCGCGAGCAGGTGAAGCCGGGCGACGTGATCCTCGTGGTCGACGTCGGCGGCGGGACGACGGACCTCTCGCTCATCGCGGTGGCCGACGACGGCGGCGCGCTCGAGCTGCATCGCGTCGCGGTCGGCGACCACATCCTGCTCGGCGGCGACAACATGGATCTCGCGCTCGCGATGACCGTGCGCGCGAAGCTCGAGAAGGAAGGCAAGAAGCTCGACGCCTGGCAGCTCGGCGCGCTCACCCACGGGTGCCGCAGCGCCAAGGAGAAGCTCCTCGGTGATCCCGACGCGGAGAGCGTGCCGATCGTCGTGCCCAGCCGCGGCAGCAAGCTCGTCGGCGGCTCGATCCGCACCGAGCTGAGCCGGGCCGAGGTCACGCAGATCCTCGTCGAGGGCTTCTTCCCCAAGGTCGAGGCGTCCGAGCGGCCGAAGAGCCGGGCCCGCGCCGCGCTGACGCAGCTCGGCCTGCCGTACGCGCAGGACGCGGCCATCACGCGCCACCTCGCGGCCTTCCTCGCCAAGCAGGTCGCCGCGACGGAGGAGCTCGACGGCTTCTCGCTGCCCGAGGGCGCGACGTTCCTGCACCCGACGGCCATCCTGTTCAACGGCGGCGTGTTCAACTCGAGCCTGCTCGCGGACCGCGTCTCCGACGTCATCGGGGACTGGCTCGAGGCCGAGGGCGCCGAGCGAGCCCGCGTTCTCGACGGCGCGAGCCTCGACGTCGCCGTCGCGCGCGGCGCCGCGTACTACGCCTACGTGCGGCGCGGCGAGGGCGTCCGCATCCGCGGCGGCACCGCGCAGGCGTACTACGTCGGCGTGGAGGCCGCGATGCCCGCCGTGCCCGGCATGGAGCCGCCCATCACCGCGATGTGCGTCGCGCCCTTCGGCATCGAGGAGGGCACCGAGTGCGATCCGGCGCCGCAGGAGCTCGGCCTCGTGGTCGGCGAGCCCGTCTCGTTCCGCTTCTTCGGCAGCTCCGTGCGCCGCGACGACCGCGTCGGCTCCATGCTGGAGCGCTGGGACGACGGCGCGCTCGAGGAGCTGCCCGAGATCCAGGCCACCCTCCCCGCCGAAGGCAAGACCCCCGGCGACGTCGTGCCGGTGCGCCTCCAGGCCCGGGTGACCGAGGTCGGCACGCTCCGGCTCGAGGCGATCCCGCGCGAGGGCGACCGCCGCTGGAAGGTCGAGCTCGACGTCAGGGAGCAGTAG
- a CDS encoding PHB depolymerase family esterase, with protein sequence MTRSLLALAALSTLTVAPALALAQPGAGTLERVSAFGANPGGLEMHRYTPSPAPSGPAPVVFALHGCTQNVATFRNTGWEPLADELGFYVVYPAQTSANNPVSCFNWAGEYGDEANLRRGEGENRSLISMLDRMEADHEVSGAYVMGHSAGAAMAMVLLSTWPERFEAGGVIAGIPFRCATSVSGAFSCQSPGVDRSPMEWASLVRDASPHAGPWPRLSLWHGTNDGIVVPANQREVLDQWTATLGIGREPTATETVDGQQRQTFSDGGRVLIESWEVARGGHATFIDPESGCGATAAYVSDADICAVRHMAAFFGLSGAPAIPPPRRDAGPATLPDGGPAPTPADGGGWTWADRDGGSPTGPGVDAGGGVVSPDMQHLCGCAAAPGRAPSPWIALPLGLGLLLFARGRRTLA encoded by the coding sequence ATGACGCGCTCGCTCCTCGCCCTCGCCGCGCTCTCGACGCTCACCGTCGCGCCCGCCCTCGCCCTCGCCCAACCCGGAGCGGGCACGCTCGAACGGGTGAGCGCCTTCGGGGCGAACCCGGGGGGCCTCGAGATGCACCGCTACACCCCGAGCCCGGCGCCGAGCGGGCCCGCGCCGGTCGTCTTCGCGCTGCACGGCTGCACGCAGAACGTCGCGACGTTTCGCAACACGGGCTGGGAGCCGCTGGCGGACGAGCTGGGCTTCTACGTCGTCTACCCGGCGCAGACCTCGGCCAACAACCCCGTCTCGTGCTTCAACTGGGCGGGCGAGTACGGCGACGAGGCGAACCTCCGCCGCGGCGAGGGCGAGAACCGCTCCCTCATCTCGATGCTCGACCGGATGGAGGCCGACCACGAGGTGAGCGGCGCCTACGTGATGGGGCACTCGGCGGGCGCGGCGATGGCGATGGTCCTGCTCTCGACCTGGCCCGAGCGCTTCGAGGCCGGCGGCGTCATCGCGGGGATCCCTTTTCGCTGCGCGACCTCGGTGTCGGGCGCGTTCTCTTGTCAGAGCCCGGGCGTGGACCGGAGCCCGATGGAGTGGGCCTCGCTCGTGCGCGACGCGTCGCCCCACGCCGGGCCGTGGCCTCGGCTGTCGCTGTGGCACGGGACCAACGACGGGATCGTCGTGCCCGCGAACCAGCGCGAGGTGCTCGACCAGTGGACGGCGACGCTGGGGATCGGCCGCGAGCCGACGGCGACCGAGACGGTGGACGGACAGCAGCGCCAGACCTTCTCCGACGGCGGCCGCGTGCTGATCGAGAGCTGGGAGGTGGCGCGCGGCGGGCACGCGACGTTCATCGATCCCGAGTCGGGCTGCGGCGCGACCGCGGCCTACGTGAGCGACGCCGACATCTGCGCCGTGCGACACATGGCGGCGTTCTTCGGCCTGAGCGGCGCGCCCGCCATCCCCCCTCCGCGACGGGACGCGGGCCCGGCCACGCTGCCGGACGGAGGCCCGGCGCCGACCCCGGCCGACGGCGGCGGGTGGACCTGGGCGGACCGCGACGGAGGATCGCCCACCGGCCCGGGCGTGGACGCGGGCGGCGGCGTGGTCTCCCCGGACATGCAGCACCTCTGCGGCTGCGCGGCGGCGCCCGGGCGCGCGCCATCACCCTGGATCGCGCTGCCTCTCGGGCTCGGCCTCTTGCTCTTCGCGCGCGGTCGACGGACCCTGGCCTGA
- a CDS encoding ketoacyl-ACP synthase III translates to MFVPSNEVPNAALRERYPEFVDKVEAPSGITTRFHAADDEATSDLAAKAGRAALQAAGLDARDVDLVIVGTDTPDHLTPSTSVIVQHRLGAERAGTFDVGCACASFPTALATASGLIATNPSIRNVLVIGAYLMHRLADPDDPMFFFYGDGAGAAVVRASEQQGLVASAFRANGAHAHQWLIQSGGTREPATHASIDAGRTKVRMVEKYPREINEEGWPMLFRTVCDRAGWKVDEVDLGIFTQVRRSQIMRVAEGLGLGADRTHYIMQKWGYTGSACIPMALHDALAEGRLSVGDKVVLVGSGVGYNQSAVALRVTEDLVGARP, encoded by the coding sequence ATGTTCGTCCCCTCGAACGAGGTCCCCAACGCCGCGCTCCGGGAGCGCTACCCGGAGTTCGTCGACAAGGTCGAGGCGCCGAGCGGCATCACGACCCGCTTCCACGCGGCCGACGACGAGGCGACCAGCGACCTCGCGGCCAAGGCGGGTCGCGCCGCGCTCCAGGCGGCCGGGCTCGACGCGCGCGACGTCGATCTCGTGATCGTCGGCACCGACACGCCCGATCATCTGACGCCGTCGACGTCGGTGATCGTGCAGCACCGCCTCGGAGCGGAGCGCGCGGGGACCTTCGACGTGGGCTGCGCCTGCGCGAGCTTCCCCACCGCGCTCGCCACCGCGTCCGGGCTCATCGCGACCAACCCGTCGATCCGGAACGTGCTCGTGATCGGCGCCTACCTGATGCACCGCCTCGCGGATCCCGACGACCCGATGTTCTTCTTCTACGGCGACGGCGCGGGGGCGGCGGTGGTGCGCGCCTCGGAGCAGCAAGGCCTGGTGGCGAGCGCCTTCCGGGCGAACGGCGCCCACGCGCACCAGTGGCTCATCCAGAGCGGCGGCACCCGCGAGCCCGCCACCCACGCGTCGATCGACGCGGGCCGCACGAAGGTGCGAATGGTCGAGAAGTACCCGCGCGAGATCAACGAGGAGGGCTGGCCGATGCTCTTCCGCACCGTCTGCGATCGCGCCGGCTGGAAGGTCGACGAGGTCGACCTCGGCATCTTCACCCAGGTGCGGCGCAGCCAGATCATGCGCGTGGCCGAGGGCCTCGGCCTCGGCGCCGATCGCACCCACTACATCATGCAAAAGTGGGGTTATACGGGCTCCGCCTGCATCCCCATGGCGCTCCACGACGCCCTCGCCGAGGGCCGCCTCTCGGTCGGCGACAAGGTCGTCCTCGTCGGCTCCGGCGTCGGCTACAACCAATCCGCCGTCGCCCTCCGCGTCACCGAGGATCTCGTCGGAGCGAGGCCCTGA
- a CDS encoding dodecin family protein: MHAYKIVQLVGTSEQGIEDAVTNALQRAKESLRHMRWFTVEETRGDIREGRIQHWQVRVAVGFTIEE, translated from the coding sequence ATGCACGCATACAAGATCGTTCAACTCGTGGGGACCTCGGAGCAGGGCATCGAGGACGCCGTGACCAACGCGCTCCAGCGGGCGAAGGAGAGCCTGCGACACATGCGGTGGTTCACGGTCGAGGAGACGCGCGGCGACATCCGCGAGGGGCGCATCCAGCACTGGCAGGTGCGGGTCGCGGTGGGGTTCACGATCGAGGAGTGA
- a CDS encoding winged helix-turn-helix domain-containing protein: MDAHRQAWTRALAGDYLPAERLLDGEPADGWREALRAVCWMAAPDALSAPEPPVGGDPDARAIVLAQRARRALLEMDWRAHASFAPAAADATGLAADLADEHAALRALAEGDAAGALRRFDALRKRSDAPSVVADAAAWAALAALAAGDREDAVARARRASRIARTEGLLQSEYLANLVLARVRRHAGAPHLATRILEQLSAVAPTPWQPWLAYERALAGGRDGALGALFDAARAGDRAAFDGAREACLRRARGFAPFEAEVLAIASALDPDAPSRSAFERGADALSPHGVVDPAEDEGPVAHVWLAKGDATRILDAGRGFTERAAWAPTDLREQRSLTLLSVLALEGPMELDDAFAAVYGFAFTSAKHDAVMRTLLHRARSLLGDAGEIERDGYTLTLRAHRPLLVPDPRCARPAEQRILSALATGSGGAREIAQRVRVPLRTVQLALKQLVDDGAARVEKDGRRVQYVVEDTTFAEPTLSRLRRRPAQPG; encoded by the coding sequence TTGGACGCGCACCGACAAGCCTGGACCCGCGCGCTGGCCGGCGACTACCTGCCCGCGGAGCGGCTGCTCGACGGGGAGCCCGCCGACGGCTGGCGCGAGGCGCTGCGCGCGGTCTGCTGGATGGCCGCGCCCGACGCGCTGTCCGCGCCCGAGCCGCCCGTGGGCGGAGATCCCGACGCCCGCGCGATCGTGCTGGCGCAGCGGGCGAGGCGCGCGCTGCTCGAGATGGACTGGCGCGCGCACGCGTCGTTCGCGCCCGCCGCGGCAGACGCCACGGGCCTGGCGGCGGACCTCGCGGACGAGCACGCGGCGCTGCGCGCGCTCGCCGAGGGAGACGCAGCCGGCGCGCTGAGACGCTTCGACGCGCTGCGTAAGCGCTCCGACGCCCCGAGCGTGGTGGCGGACGCGGCCGCGTGGGCCGCGCTCGCCGCGCTCGCGGCGGGAGACCGCGAGGACGCCGTCGCGCGGGCGCGCCGCGCGAGCCGGATCGCGCGCACCGAGGGGCTGCTCCAGTCGGAGTACCTGGCGAACCTGGTGCTCGCGCGGGTGCGTCGCCACGCCGGCGCGCCCCACCTCGCCACGCGCATCCTCGAGCAGCTCAGCGCGGTCGCCCCCACGCCCTGGCAGCCGTGGCTCGCCTACGAGCGGGCGCTCGCCGGGGGTCGCGACGGCGCGCTCGGCGCGCTCTTCGACGCGGCGCGGGCGGGAGATCGAGCCGCGTTCGACGGCGCGCGAGAGGCGTGCCTGCGGCGCGCGCGCGGCTTCGCGCCCTTCGAAGCGGAGGTGCTCGCCATCGCGAGCGCGCTCGACCCGGACGCGCCCTCGCGGAGCGCGTTCGAGCGCGGCGCCGACGCCCTCTCGCCGCACGGCGTGGTCGACCCGGCCGAGGACGAAGGCCCGGTGGCCCACGTGTGGCTCGCAAAGGGAGACGCGACCCGCATCCTGGACGCCGGCCGCGGCTTCACGGAGCGCGCGGCCTGGGCGCCGACCGATCTCCGCGAGCAACGCTCGCTGACCCTGCTCTCCGTGCTCGCGCTCGAAGGCCCGATGGAGCTCGACGACGCGTTCGCCGCCGTGTACGGCTTCGCCTTCACGAGCGCCAAGCACGACGCGGTCATGCGCACGCTGCTCCACCGCGCGCGAAGCTTGCTCGGCGACGCGGGAGAGATCGAGCGCGACGGCTACACGCTCACCCTCCGCGCCCATCGCCCGCTGCTGGTGCCCGACCCGCGCTGCGCTCGGCCCGCCGAGCAACGCATCCTGTCCGCGCTCGCTACCGGATCCGGCGGCGCCCGGGAGATCGCGCAGCGCGTGCGGGTCCCGCTCCGCACCGTGCAACTCGCCCTGAAACAGCTCGTCGACGACGGGGCGGCGCGCGTGGAGAAGGACGGCCGCCGCGTGCAGTACGTCGTGGAAGACACCACGTTCGCCGAGCCCACGCTCAGCCGGCTCCGGCGTCGACCCGCGCAACCCGGGTAA
- a CDS encoding acyl-CoA desaturase, producing MFGALWSGVTWQSVAVCAVLYFVGMFGVTGGYHRYFAHRAYETSRWFQFVLAVLATMTIQRGPLWWAAHHRSHHLHSDTEKDLHSPVVDGFWHSHFGWLFAGNAETDMKRVKDLAKYPELRWLDKYWLIVPVVSSFLVWSLWGWPGLFIGFAASRVLVWHSTFLVNSLAHVWGKRRFKTRDDSRNNLWIALATMGEGWHNNHHRYMNSARMGFYRGEVDLTYYVLLGLEKLGIVWNLKGVPERVLEEGREADARAR from the coding sequence ATGTTCGGGGCGCTCTGGTCCGGGGTCACCTGGCAGTCGGTCGCGGTCTGCGCCGTCCTCTACTTCGTCGGCATGTTCGGCGTGACCGGCGGCTACCACCGCTACTTCGCGCACCGGGCGTACGAGACGAGCCGCTGGTTCCAGTTCGTGCTCGCGGTGCTCGCCACGATGACGATCCAGCGCGGCCCGCTCTGGTGGGCGGCGCACCACCGCTCGCACCACCTCCACTCGGACACGGAGAAGGACCTCCACTCCCCGGTCGTCGACGGCTTCTGGCACAGCCACTTCGGCTGGCTCTTCGCGGGCAACGCGGAGACCGACATGAAGCGCGTGAAGGATCTCGCGAAGTATCCGGAGCTGCGCTGGCTCGACAAGTACTGGCTCATCGTGCCCGTCGTCTCGAGCTTCCTCGTGTGGTCGCTCTGGGGTTGGCCCGGGCTCTTCATCGGCTTCGCGGCGAGCCGCGTGCTGGTCTGGCACTCGACCTTCCTGGTGAACTCGCTCGCCCACGTCTGGGGCAAGCGCCGCTTCAAGACCAGGGACGACAGCCGGAACAACCTCTGGATCGCGCTCGCGACGATGGGCGAGGGCTGGCACAACAACCACCACCGCTACATGAACAGCGCGCGCATGGGCTTCTACCGCGGCGAGGTCGACCTGACCTACTACGTGCTCCTCGGCCTCGAGAAGCTCGGCATCGTCTGGAACCTCAAGGGCGTGCCCGAGCGCGTGCTCGAAGAGGGCCGCGAGGCCGACGCCCGCGCCCGCTGA
- a CDS encoding molybdopterin-dependent oxidoreductase, giving the protein MDTHRTFCRICEALCGLEVDVEGGRVAAIRPDAAHVATEGFSCVKGLKQHRMYDSPDRLTRPRLKTSNGHREASWDEALAAVGDRVKRIRDAHGPDAIAMYVGTAAGFSILHPIFAQGFMHGVGSRSMYSSATQDCSNKFAVARQIYGHPFVQPFPDVERVECLIVVGANPVVSKWSFLQVPNPARKLKAIAARGRVFFVDPRKTESAKVAGEHVAIRPGTDVWFYLSFLEAVIARGGVDANRVRRHARGFGRVRALAREWPAERTAAVTGIPPETLREMVRAYLAADGAALYCSTGVNMGGHGALSFWLQETINFVTGNLDRRGGTLVGKGIFDFPRFGVRTGTLMSAERSRVGGIDSVNDAFAGGLLADEILTPGDGQIRALFVTGGNPLITMAGAGRLREAFEKLELLVVLDILPNETAAIADVVLPCTSPMQRPDLPFVFPLWLGMQTRPYLQATRAVIPPVGEQRDEATIYTQLARACGAPLFGSWAVQLAAEAAMKVHSRGGAPRLPLESILSLMLRVTGQPGFDAIADGHGALRPDHAGGDFLGERVVTEDGKLHLDPDALVEAARALDADFSEQKRERGRLRLITKRAVTTHNSWTHNLEDFVQGDRGTNYLYLHPDDLARLGLKEGDLADVESDTARVRVPVRRSADLMPGTVALPHGWGHQRARGLSVASKTRGVNVNLLAASGPGTVDPLSGMSTLTGIRVDVRRADGPQDPEDWSGLPPTAP; this is encoded by the coding sequence ATGGACACGCATCGGACTTTCTGTCGCATCTGTGAGGCGCTCTGCGGGCTCGAGGTGGACGTCGAGGGCGGGCGCGTGGCGGCGATCCGACCCGACGCAGCTCACGTCGCGACGGAGGGCTTCTCGTGCGTGAAAGGTCTCAAGCAGCACCGCATGTACGACTCCCCGGATCGGCTGACACGACCGCGGCTGAAGACGTCGAATGGGCACCGCGAGGCGAGCTGGGACGAGGCCCTCGCGGCGGTCGGCGACCGCGTGAAGCGCATCCGAGACGCGCACGGGCCGGACGCGATCGCGATGTACGTCGGGACGGCCGCCGGCTTCAGCATCCTGCACCCCATCTTCGCGCAGGGCTTCATGCACGGGGTGGGCAGCCGCAGCATGTACTCGAGCGCCACCCAGGACTGCTCCAACAAGTTCGCGGTCGCGAGGCAGATCTACGGCCACCCCTTCGTGCAGCCCTTCCCCGACGTCGAGCGCGTGGAGTGCCTGATCGTCGTCGGCGCCAACCCGGTCGTGAGCAAGTGGAGCTTCCTCCAGGTGCCGAACCCGGCCAGGAAGCTCAAGGCCATCGCCGCCCGCGGGCGCGTGTTCTTCGTCGACCCGCGCAAGACCGAGAGCGCGAAGGTCGCGGGCGAGCACGTCGCCATCCGCCCTGGCACCGACGTCTGGTTCTACCTCTCGTTCCTCGAGGCGGTGATCGCGCGCGGCGGCGTCGACGCGAATCGCGTGCGGCGTCACGCGCGGGGCTTCGGGCGGGTTCGGGCGCTGGCGCGCGAGTGGCCGGCCGAGCGCACGGCGGCGGTGACCGGGATCCCCCCGGAGACCCTACGCGAGATGGTGCGCGCGTATCTCGCGGCCGACGGCGCCGCGCTCTACTGCTCGACCGGGGTCAACATGGGCGGCCACGGCGCGCTCTCGTTCTGGCTGCAGGAGACGATCAACTTCGTCACCGGCAACCTCGACCGACGGGGCGGCACGCTCGTCGGCAAGGGCATCTTCGACTTCCCCCGCTTCGGCGTGCGCACGGGCACCCTGATGAGCGCCGAGCGCTCGCGGGTGGGAGGCATCGACTCGGTCAACGACGCCTTCGCCGGAGGGCTGCTCGCGGACGAGATCCTCACGCCGGGTGACGGGCAGATCCGCGCGCTCTTCGTCACGGGTGGAAACCCGCTGATCACGATGGCCGGCGCGGGGAGGCTGCGCGAGGCGTTCGAGAAGCTCGAGCTGCTCGTGGTCCTCGACATCCTGCCCAACGAGACCGCCGCGATCGCCGACGTGGTCTTGCCGTGCACCTCGCCGATGCAGCGCCCCGACCTGCCGTTCGTCTTCCCGCTGTGGCTGGGCATGCAGACGCGCCCGTACCTCCAGGCGACGCGCGCGGTGATCCCGCCGGTGGGTGAGCAGCGGGACGAGGCGACGATCTACACGCAGCTCGCTCGCGCCTGCGGGGCGCCGCTCTTCGGCTCGTGGGCGGTGCAGCTGGCGGCGGAGGCGGCGATGAAGGTGCACTCGCGCGGCGGAGCGCCCCGGCTGCCGCTCGAGTCGATCCTCTCGCTGATGCTGCGCGTGACCGGCCAGCCCGGCTTCGACGCGATCGCCGACGGCCACGGCGCGCTGCGACCCGACCACGCGGGCGGCGACTTCCTCGGGGAGCGCGTGGTGACCGAGGACGGCAAGCTCCACCTCGACCCGGACGCGCTGGTGGAGGCGGCGAGGGCGCTCGACGCGGACTTCTCGGAGCAGAAGCGGGAGCGCGGGCGTCTCCGGCTCATCACCAAGCGCGCGGTCACGACGCACAACAGCTGGACCCACAACCTCGAGGACTTCGTGCAAGGCGACCGCGGCACGAACTATCTCTACCTCCACCCCGACGACCTCGCGCGGCTCGGCCTGAAGGAGGGCGACCTCGCCGACGTCGAGAGCGACACCGCCCGGGTCCGGGTCCCCGTCCGCCGCTCGGCCGACCTGATGCCCGGCACCGTCGCCTTGCCTCACGGCTGGGGCCACCAGCGCGCGCGCGGCCTGAGCGTCGCCTCGAAGACCCGAGGCGTGAACGTCAACTTGCTCGCCGCGAGCGGGCCCGGCACCGTCGATCCGCTGAGCGGCATGTCCACCCTGACCGGCATCCGCGTCGACGTCCGCCGGGCGGACGGCCCACAGGATCCCGAAGACTGGTCGGGCCTGCCGCCTACTGCTCCCTGA